GTAAAATGCTAATATGTAACTGAACTCTGACTGATTCGACACCATAAAGCTAGTAGTTTACTAGATTTCTGTAACAATAGAGCAATCTACAAGTATATTTGCATAATCAGCCGTTACATATTCTATTTACAAGGCAAGGTATAGTACAAATTACATTTACGGGATATATAACCAAAAATTGTCTTATATAAGACATAGTTGACAAAAAAGCAGTAGGCCTCATAAAAAGAGCTCAAAGTTTTAAGTAATGCCCAGGTCACAAAATACAAGAATAAATAATCAAGGTAGTGGCATACTTCTTGAAGTTCATTTTCTATCTCTTGGGTCGTCCGCAGCAACTCCAAAGCAGTACCTAGACGTGGCTTATCTTTGTAAGCAATAACATTATAGGTTGCCTGCATTAAGCCACGTGATAGAATATTTAAAACAGTCAGAGGAAGGTATGGGAAAATATATCATTATGCTGATAGACTTTTAGAATCATTTGAACTATTTCCAGAGTTATGTTTTTTGTAAAAAGAAAGATAATAACCAGAggaattttctttttgtctcGGAATGCCATTGCAGTAAAATCATTCATGGGAACGAGCTTCTGCTTTGGAAGAACTTTTGCTACACCAATTAAAACTTGGGTCACCAACCATGATGGAGCCATGTCGTCTGCAATCTACAAATGTTccaaacaatttaatatataagttaAATGAGAATGCCAGCAGAAAAATCAATAATAGTACCTTACACATTGGTGCGACAAGAATAGCACCAGCCCATGAATCAGGTTGCTTCAAGTGTACTTTCAGGGCCACTGCTCCACCCATAGATTGCCCGAATAAAAAGCTTGGAAGAGTGAGAAACTCCGGGTTTTCTACAACCAGAAAGACCATCCAATTAATTCtactcaaatattttaaaaattttatcagGAATATTACACAGATTGCACGTGCAAATTCGGCCTTCCAATTTCGAACAATCAGAATACTAACAGAAAAGGGGGATAAATATGAtcattgaagtagttattcgtATAAAAGATATGCTATTTCGTATCATCTGCTAAACAGACATACTCTTCATCTTACAAAAGAGAAGTGCTAACTGCATATAACCAAGAACATTAAGCTAGTTTGCGAAGAGCACAAACAACTGCTTACCAGGGGAGGGGGATAACTGAAAGAGATAAAATTCAGTTTAAGCTCCGGATATGGTTACAGATtgataaaatgaattttgaaaaGTATACATAGCTGCAATGGGTAATGGAATGGCTATGCAAGAAAATAATCAAGGTGAGCAGTACCTCTAACTTTTGAGTAATGCTCAACAACATCATCAACCAGCTTGTGGAAACTTGGTATATAACCATGAAGACCTTCTGAAAGACCAAATCCTGCATAATCCATGGCAAAAACTCCGTACCCAGAGGAAGCCAACTTCCTAGCAATCCCTATGAGCAATATGTTATAGAAGTAAGTTTCTTTAATTCCAACTTACAATCTTTCAATTCgagtaattttaataatagtgaGCTACATGCCTTCAACAAAAAAAGTGCAAGTGTCCCCATAACCATGGCAAAAACAAATCAATGCTTTGGGAGGACTTGTCCCTGGAAGCCAGCTTTTAGAGAAAATCTCCAAGCCTCTGGAGTTCAACTCATATGACTGTTTATGAAAGAATCTCACATCATTAATTTGGTATAAATAAGTTTGTTTAACACACATCAAGGCAATAGCAAATTTTTGCCAACATGAGACAATAAGCTGATGCAAACTTATAGATACTATTTTAttgcttttaattttattttaaaacatgaGTAAATAATTAGTGTGGTAGAATATATCTTTGCAGTTGAGATGGTTTCTTACCAAGATTATGAATATGCATAAGATAATAGGTATTTGCTTTCTGGCAATACTAAAGGTTgcaatataagtatataactatTAAAAAACAGATAAAGAGAGATGCAATAatgcatcttcttcttctcagtaCTCAGtttctattaataattaaaaagcctGATAATAGACATGCCAACCATGAATAGCATGATGTCTGAATATACTTGGGAAAGATGCTAATGAGATGCTATGACTTGTATGGATCTCCATCTCAGCAAACATGAGTCAGAAAATTTAAGTTTAATATGGAGCGTCTATCTGTTAAAATAGAAAGAACAGGCGCATTCTGTTTGCCTGTAGACCGGTCTTCTAATGAGACCAATAACCTATTGCTCGGACGTTTGAAACTAAAGTTTAGGCACCAGTAAGAAAAGAAACTATAGATGTTATAATCAAGTCCTTTATACCTCTTTCATCTTTACACCATCGTAAGGAATCTGCAACAAAAATGAAAGAAGACCATGTTATGCCCATAGTTGGTGCATTTTTAAACTTGGAAAAAGAAACAACAAAAGAGAGTCTCAAGAAACACCCAAAATTGAGCATATTATTGTGAACttcaattttaagtttttaactaattaagtAATGCAGAAAAAGAACACGCTCAAAGATCAGAGAGAATCTCAGTAGAATAATCAAGCTAATATATGTGATGAATACGATTTAGCAATAATTAGAGTTACAACTATAGCTCTGTGCAAATATAACATAAGACTCTACACTAACATGTTATAACCTAggagaaaattgaatatagtgggAAGAAGGTAGAACTTTGACCATCCGCAAATTGCTTCTATCCGAGATCAGCTGAGCTGTATGAATAAAAAGCGACACAGGATACAAGTCTAATAATTCAGAACAGGCATGCTTGTAAAGTAGCTCATATACATTTAAAGCTGCTACAGGGTTGTCAGAACAATTGTTATAACTGCCTCGGCGGTTAGGCGCCATTAGGCGGATTATACATTTAactgtatatattaattaattttcacGTACATACATTTAATGGCCATACTAAACAGAAAAGTTGTAGTTATACTCCTGAAATATTCTATACAAAAAACGGAACATGTATatactatacatatatgtaCGTGGATGTGTTTGTAACGATTAAAAGAAGAATAACAGAAAAACCtgatagaatatttttaaatgaattttttggcACCCCTTTAGATTGTTGTGGACTATTTTACATGTGCAGTAATGTTTACAAcacagaaatattttttataactaaTTTATTGCTGGACCACGTCAAAATTATATTGGGCTGGGTCAAAATGAAATTAGGGAACTAGGCGGAACTAGAGGACTTGGGCAGCTTTAGGCGTCACCTATGCCTTGAAAACTAAGGCAGGTCGGATGCTTAGCCATTTTACGTCGCCTAGTCTCCAAGGCGTGACCTATGTCCCAACTTGAATAACTTGATCagcgagtcaaaaatgaaacttataAGTTGAACAGAGGACACGAGATGATGGCAGAACAAAAGAAACTAGAATAAAACAGTCTTTTCATATAAAATTGTTATGTGGCTCCACCAAGTCATAAATTGTAAACTTACAGTGCAAAGGCAGTTGACAATTTATACTACAAAAATGATGCTGAGGAACCAGACTTCAATTTCATGGGGACGCAATACGAATCAAGATGAGCGAATAAAGCGAAGTTCATAAACAATGAGAAAGCAATAAGGCAGAACAATGAAGAACAAGCGCTAAATTATGCACAAAATTCTACAAACTGTCTAACGACTCAATTTCCATTGAAATTCACTGCAGTTCTTCCTACACAATAACATTTCTAACCAAATATTCCCTAGTTCCAAAATTTCATGCCATTGTCATTCACAAAATGCAGAACATAACAACTCGATAGCAAACCTTGATACGCACAATTATACAAATACTCAACACAACAATTCACCAAAATACTACAAATCGAATCaagaaaacaaaattcaaactttATTCAGCAAAACAcaaaaagattcaaactttaCTTCGCAACACacaaaaaattcaaactttacAACACACAAATctcaaaacaaaaaattaagaagAATCAACATACTTTAAACAAGCAGTGATCAATAGAAAGTTGAATCTGCTTAAAAGCCTCACGAGCACTACGCCTAGCAGAAACATTGTCCATGTCAGCATCTAGAAGCTTCTGAACTTGTTCGCTGACTTCCGAGAACTTCGCTTGCTTCCCCATTGTTGTTGCTTCTGAGTTCCTGATCGATTAAACCCTAGGTGGCTTAAGAAAATGCAATTAATGGCGAAATTGAGTTGGGATACGAGGAGTAATagcttgtgtatatatgtacgTATGTTTGATTCAGTTAAGATGTCAAGTTAGGTTGGATTTGATAGATGAAACATTAATTTATTCATAAAGATGTGATGTCCGAATACGGAAGTCAgttgaaaattaagttaaagcttttgattttcaaaattgGAGTGCCGTGACTGCCGTCTTGTCTAATCCggaggaaaatatatatattcgctCTCACTTTCAATAACCAAGACTTGATATTTTGacatgtattaaaatttatatttcgaTTTTTATGATGAAAACATCAAATCTAtactttaatttataaaaacataattaaatatataaaatttaactaaatattcaatattaatatattcagaACCTGtgtgttaaaattaatttttgaaaacatgGGAGTGTATTATATGAGTATTATATAACAATCTGCGTGTTTTGCtttctgtcaaaaaataaaaataaaaaaatcagcgTGTTTTGCTTGATAATTAGACAAGATATTGCATAAGTTATCCCATCGTCCTGTTTTTTAATCCATGGAACTCTTTGCAAGGTTATTggaaaacatgataaatgatTATCGGTGGAATTTGAGTTCTATAATAGACAAAGGAATGTGATCAGCGGTCAGGGGGAACTAGAAATTCATGCAGGGAGGTGCGCCATAtaaatactccttccgtcccggCAGCCggcaggttctttacgttattttttgacacacattttggGGCTCctatataaagtatagttctataatattttttctgattttttttcatgaataaaagcttgatttttaaacttttattttaaaaaaaataaattaaaaaaacgctatcaaactatactttatagaagtTTCAAAATGCGTGCGAACAATAAACGTAAACTATCTGGTGGGACGAAgagaacataatattataatgacCTAACTTCATTACATGAAAATTTATACTACTAATTACTCAACCTTTTTACATTTCAGTATAttgtttatttttcattgagtttTAATAGACTAATgaccaataatttttttttaattaatcgaATAAAACCATTAATAGAGAACCAGTACAATAGACTTCATATCGATCAACACAGGCAAGCATACCATAGAGAAACTAAGGAACACAAAAGACATCCTATAGGACCAATGACCAATGAGTttgcaatttatatatgtatacacagtttgttttattttttaagtagGGGCAGCTGACCCCTCAGCCACATGGCTCCCTCCGCCACTGAATGTGATGGTTGTCATGGGGGATGAGCAGCTAAACCAGCGTCTTAAAAATATGGTGCTAAGGAAGAGAGTCAGCGTCGAAAGTCAGTATAGTCCGGTTAGGTACCTGACTGAGGATGATGCAACAAATAATGATACTCCATTTAGAATTTATAAGCCATTTGGGAGGGTGAGGAAGTTGTGGCATCTAGACATGGGACTTGGATATGTCAGAGAAGGCTTTATGTTATCAGTTGTGATTAAGCCCACAACAATGAACATGATCAAATGTCAGCTTAAGTAGTTATATGGttggttttttatttttcaaaacacCTCACGGCTCACATTCGTACCCAACCCAACCCCCCTGAAAAATAACATTCCGAACACTTACTTATCACCATTGTATTTTTGCTAATGACTCATGAGTTGACCCCGTAGGAGCCACAAGTTGAACGAGAGACCATCGTTCTCATATACTGATATATAGCAAATTGATCTCTCATGCGTGTCTAAAGCTAGGAAACTATTAGACCATACACACTTTACACACTTTACACTTTACTACATTCGTACATAAAGTTAACCAATAGCTAGAAGAGCCCTGGCAGCCCACTGGGCTGTCACTGTCGATGGATGATAAATCTAGCCTCAGCACTTCTGATGCCAATCATAGGCCCAGAAATATAGAACCCGTCCTTTTTACACTTCCGAAACTCGGGAAAGTATGACAACATTTAAACGATTCTTGTGAACatttaaacatatatacacTACTCCTCCTAGGTCAGAACTTCCTTTGCTCTGCCGCTTCAACCTCCTACTCCTCCTGGGTCAGAATTTCAAATTGAGAATTTCTTGCGTTCaaattctctctctctcactcaaaCTCATACTCATCCACATTCACTCACCCCTGTTTGGTCTCTGTTTATTCAATCCTCTGGCACCCGAGCAACTATTGTCCAGCCTAATAAAGCTTGATATAACATCTTATATCTTGTTCTGCGTGAAGAGAAAAAGATCGAGAGAGAGGGGCAATTAAAAAGATGGGTTTGTCACATGATGCTGCTTTCAAATCCTATGGGGTTCCTCATGGCTCAACTGGTATGCCCttctattacaattatttacaatattctttctttttctcatgattttgagtgaaattgcgaaaggtgttgattttaatcttgtttgtttgtgtgtatttgtttgtttgtttaatccctgtgttttgtttggtttttggtgtttttggcgATTTTTCATGTTACATGTGATACGCTTCGTTGTTCGCTTCGCATACAACGAGGCAATTTGATCGATAGCATAGCTGTGGTGGCCGATGGTGGCGGTGACGACGGTTTCAGGACGGGAcccggtttcagaaaggaaagcgcgctaattgtgccttaattgagggcggTAATTGTGCCTTGTTAAttatgcctctttattgagggcgtaaattgtgcctcaattattgagggcgtaaattgtgcctttttattgagggcgttaattgggccttatttgagggcgttaattgtgtcttaattaaggatattaatattttattattatgccttaattaagagtttaattatctcaatcatgagttatcatgattgtgggaatattttgatgtaacctgtcaaatatatcgacttatattctttttgtttctcttgttttattttcaggattcttggaagaaggccggttttcttttcggacattaaagttttattgtctaaatttccccggtcatcttgcatgtccgacggttagataataagctttgttgaatgaaagaattatcacggtgaattgccgattctcgttgagatttattctcattttcaaaaaaaaaaaacatatatacactaCTATTTGgtctttattaattaataaataaaataatgtttttttataaaaaaatactccctccgttccaaatTACAatagctagttgactttgggcacataacttaaggtgcattgaccggctaattctgaaatttatttttatgatttttcttttgtaaacaaaaatttcatattttaatttttgtttagaaaaattaaattttaaatggaACTGTGCGATCAATGCATCTTAAAGTGTGTGTCCGAAGATAAAGAGCTCCATTTAActtgggatggaaggagtaatGTTAGTCTACGTTATCTAACCTTTGCTTGTTTCCAACATCACAGGCACACATTTTGTTCATCCGTGATGAACTGATACCTCGTACCATTTATACAATCAACTTGGAAACTAGCACAAGAGCTgcttatgtatattatatactccctccgtgaCACAATATATGTATCTTTTGGATCTcaaaaatattagatttaaaatttataaactcaAACACACATTTATATATTAGAATCAAGGGGCTTCGTCATAAAATACCTTGAATTATTATGTTAATAAGAAAATTGCATATGGTTCTGtcttttaatttaaatacaGTGAAATATTTGCTTTAGTTTTAAAATGAgaacaattttattataaatacggGGAAGTATCTATTGAATTTTCAAAATTAGAACAAACAATTACAAAATGATCATTAATCTGCATTACATATTTacgaggattttttttttttaattcaaggaCAAATTTACACTTAAAAATGATCTTCATGTGAAAGAAAGAAGAATGATATTTGTTGAACTcggattaaaataaaataaaattaacttaGCCCGATTGGATAGTCCAGTGGTCAAGGACTTATCGGCTTATCTTGTTGGCTCAGttcccgggttcgactctggctcataaGCCAGGTTAgtcggaaaaaaaaaattactagaCCCAGGTATTAACGAGAGAAGTAAATACTGTAGTTTCTATTCGGGTAACCTGCAAGAAACACGCCAAGAGAACGGAGGGCATAGATAGCTAGAGCTAGAAAAACAGGACAAAATTACACTACTAAAACTCCATCCCACACTCAACCATTTCTCTGACAACAGTTATCACCCTTCATGTGATTTCTCGTAACTCTACTCCCACCCTACACCTTAAATACCCCAACAACTAACGAACAACATAGTATTTCACTGTCTTGTTTCTCTATTTACATTTGTTTGAATGCTTGGAAATAATTAGCCCAATGGGTGGTTGTCGAAGGAGTTTGGTACTTGTGGTGGCTGCTCTGGTTGTATCGGTGTGTCCGATATGGATGTGCAGTCACGGTATGGTTGACGGGATTCGAATATTTTATGAGACGAATTCTGCGAGCGAGCTCGGAGATTGTAGCGGTGTGAATCGAGGGAGAGAGGATTCTGGGTGCAGTGGAAGTGCTCGAAGGAGGTTTGAAGATTTTAAGAGAAGGGTTCCTACAGGTTCAGATCCTCTCcacaattaataattttatcgtTCATTTTGGTGTCCAGCTACCTAGTGTGTTTTTGTCGTTTTTAAGTTGAAAATGTATGTAATTTTCTGGTTTATCtgagtttatatattttgttcttgGGTTCTCATGCACATTCAAACATATTCTTGGTGATATTTATCAACTCACTGAAATCTATAATCGATATGTatcattagagcatctccaacgggatGCATCAGTTATCATGTGAAAAATCATGAAGAAAAGTTAGAAACGCCATGAATATGCAGactccaaaaaaaatataaacgaGCGGAGTGTTGTAAACACTCCCCCCGAAAATATACAATTTCAAACTTCAAATCTTCCCCTGATTATATTTTTGGTTATGAATTTCAGATTatctaataaaaatttcaaaaagatAAACGTGACTCCCTCTTACTATACATTCGTACACAGTGTATAATCTCAGATTTCCAGGACCTCTGATAAAAGATCAAAAGACTACATGTACTTGGATATAAAAAGTTGTACCTTGATTGTTGATGCAGGTGGAAAAGAACTCTGGTACATTAGTAAATGTATATCCGGTACCATAattaactagcataaaagcccgtgcgaggcacggggctctagtttttgctgtgttttaaataatattcatgtgtcATTATATTGTTCTCGTACGAGCTTTCAATTtgtattgtgttttaaataatatccgtgtgtcatcatattgtttcgagcgtaactattacattttattttttgacaaaatatgtaaatatgaaaaatgtaatatttgcaccctaatagcattaatagtaataataagtactaatattccctccgtcccattttatatgactcttatttctttttgagacatctctaaaataatgaacttattatacttactatttttaaacactacttttcactattacacccactacttctctattttatactcttttttattaaataaacactattacacttaCTACTTACCTCCACTatttcaaatctattattaaattttgatatgttccaccactttacccactttccaactaaatttactctttttttactaattttttcttaatctccgtgaaagtcaaataaggtcacttaaaatgggacgaagggagtatattttaaaaaaatttatggatcaaaaactacatttgaatGGATATTTCtgtattcaaattcgttaggatatagagaccattatcatattatctatgttcaaaattatattcgaaattaatactgatattttagattttaaatataataaactcattaaaagtatatgttgcacacattttgtataaatagaaattgaaacatatgttcAATGTAAAAAGACacatatcttattttattataaaagcatcaattgaactactaaccatataattgcaccccaaaaatttccgacacctttgatgtgtcttatccttttatttttcatatcaattatatagtactttaacgtattatatttttattgttaatttaaaaatattagatgattattactttgctacagtatgttataacgttatctcgttataaaattttaattttttataattagttttttgagcttgtcgattaagacttttaataatttttcatgtgatcgttataaaccagatcccaaacaaatgatttttagGAATTTCAAATAGtaaaaagagagtagatatgagttaggcatcatgaagttcataaaaccatGAACTATTTAGTTCAATGagtcgtgtagttacttttttagctttgtgcaaactcacatttttaaatattttaatacttatatttattaggagtgatcaatgtggcatatcattttcaattgttaaagatcaagtcatatatccgatattttgaattaagaaaaaactattcttgttctagtcccttttaatcagatattagttttcaccgtatcgcgtcagattatccgattcagaattaattatattttattagaattaatttaaaccTCAGTTtgtgtgcttatttctcacattcatgacttaaaaattctataatattgtatcggtactcgtttaaactattaagttagatttgaattcgtttattttaattcaaatatgaattatatctatttttagaaatctgaatcatggctcgaacccgattatttatattctttttcaattttaaatttattcacgtaaataattaattcatagatattaatctatcatgtaaacaatatatgagacttaactgaaataataacttgtctcaaataaataagatattaaaacgaatataaatacaaaaactttaaagtatgtggttaatgcttttgaataataaactaattgtttgtgtagttgaagtggtttgagtgatgtatttgCATCTTAGAGGTCCTGAGTTCGAGtcttatgaataatatttttttttatatatatgagaagatgctaggttcggagttaggctcaggttcggagctaggtaatttatttgctcaggagggaggcttaaCACGAACCTGTTaagctattatatatataagtagattttaTCCGTGAATATGGGAAATGTGTATATGTACGTGCGTATGGTAGGGACATGTTAATATAGTACAGAGAAAGGCCCATCATCATGATATCTTAATcgagaaaatagatttttttaccacTTAATTTATTGTGCTTTTAAAAACTTATCACCCAACtaaattttgtttcattttacACACTAATGTTAGATTTGATGTTTTTTTTaggagtagtgctaggtgcacataattgtgtacataaaACTTGTACATAATGACGTGGCAATTGAGGTGTagggttttaattggggtggttgaTGTGAATACAGGGGGCCATTCCAATTAAACCtcccacatgtcattatgtacacaattttgtatacaattatgtgcaccaagcattttcctttttttagccacaccaacttaggttcggattggGTTACTagtattatgatattttttttgtcactaaacttattacgtctttagaaactaaccactcagctataatttttttattttactcactagtgttagatttagcttttttttttgtcacattagtgactaaaagaaggaaaaaaaatagtttggtggtaaatttctaaaaacactataagctgagtggcaaaaaaatctattttccctatcttaattaaaattataattcaaaaagactttcttcaaatttattaaacaaactTTTACATAGCTTCCAAGCCCCATTCTCtctcaaattagggttttgagagtcgactcccaaaaTTAGCCGTAACTTCtccattcttcaccttcatcttctacatccaccaaatcattttcgatctcccatcttctccactatttaccagttttttgtttttcaataaaatcgagtgttgcttaaatctcgaagattccaatcgagttttattttcagatctgtttcggatttgagCGCGGacttgattgttttctgaataaatcagatcttttgaaatcaaaggtccgattgtgtttttctgtctcgccttttggcgtgtgttgattAGTACCCAATTTTTGGGTGTTATATTTGTGGTTTGTTATGTCTTCCTGCGTTATCAATGTGAATGATTGGgatggagttttgggagatctggtttatcgcatcattaatactttcggcatgtctatagctggctcccggcatgtagatagctggggtataCTTGGAACGGTGGTGATCGCATGTGCTCACTTTTCACAAATgatagttgttcattattcgaggattcttgttcctcattgcttagtttttacaactgagtcgCCTGAACACCGAAACAGCCatggaactattgtgaaggtcaattgtgaagctaccattttcgggattgatgtaggctggattactcgagaatcgtttgtattcattttcagtttcaagAATCATTGGATTCATtgtgttaagcagtctggaaacaatgcggctatttgtttagctcgttttattgtttattaacctgattgcattgtcagttgGGGATCTGTCCCAACtagatttgttttaatttaatggagtGAATtcgcattttgtcaaaaaaaaaaaaaacaaacttttacatattttttaataggaAAAATTTTCTTACTATCTTCGACGATAATGTCAAACAGAGTCTAAACTTTTTCTTATTTGAATCGCTCTAACCCGTAATTCTGGCCTTCTCGGTATTTTCCTCCACACTTCAGCCCAATCATTCTTGCCCAGATTATTTAGTATTCTCCTCCGCTTTAGCCCGATAACTATAAGCCCATTGTCGGGAGCTGAAAAAGGATTTTAATTATTCTTgagtttaatttaaaaaatatttattgtgtaagttaaattattttttgtaagGTATAACCTATATTCGGGAGCTAATATATACCTTTTTCAATAACTTGTTTTattcaataattttatatgatgaaaaaataatatcatcattttcataaataaatcatcacacttgttttattatttcaattttaataagtcacaataaaaattattcaaacatatataaatatcaaatttccacttttcatttataacttatctatcatttatcacattaaataaattcaaatgataagtaattattataaaattatccaT
This genomic window from Daucus carota subsp. sativus chromosome 7, DH1 v3.0, whole genome shotgun sequence contains:
- the LOC108193407 gene encoding caffeoylshikimate esterase, translated to MGKQAKFSEVSEQVQKLLDADMDNVSARRSAREAFKQIQLSIDHCLFKIPYDGVKMKESYELNSRGLEIFSKSWLPGTSPPKALICFCHGYGDTCTFFVEGIARKLASSGYGVFAMDYAGFGLSEGLHGYIPSFHKLVDDVVEHYSKVRENPEFLTLPSFLFGQSMGGAVALKVHLKQPDSWAGAILVAPMCKIADDMAPSWLVTQVLIGVAKVLPKQKLVPMNDFTAMAFRDKKKIPLATYNVIAYKDKPRLGTALELLRTTQEIENELQEISLPLFILHGKADVVTDPSVSKALYDKAKSSDKKLNLYDEAYHSLLEGEPDEMILRVLGDIISWLDDHTKTTPTDLPIHDPTF